A genomic window from Manduca sexta isolate Smith_Timp_Sample1 chromosome 5, JHU_Msex_v1.0, whole genome shotgun sequence includes:
- the LOC115452664 gene encoding outer dense fiber protein 3: MSKKPLGPGPGAYQLPTTVGFTQHDPSRYRNPMYSFGTNAGFRVKPLGPGPAYRIDRVTRDGVVTAPAWSFGATFPTRATLRTPGPGAHAPERCPPMREPRAPVYSMGARLGFALKRPGPAPNAYALRLGSGTPAYTMGARVGYNLKAKSPGPAVYFQRDTNVYKNKQPVYSLGARLDGAGKATRTPGPAAYPPNLYNVKKNPYAYSFGTHHSEYAPPMIIREDTMDCL; the protein is encoded by the exons GTCCCGGGCCGGGCGCGTACCAGCTGCCGACGACGGTGGGGTTCACGCAGCACGACCCATCGCGGTACCGCAACCCGATGTACTCGTTCGGCACGAACGCGGGGTTCCGCGTGAAGCCGCTGGGCCCGGGGCCCGCCTACCGCATCGACCGCGTCACGCGCGACGGCGTCGTCACCGCGCCCGCCTGGAGCTTCGGCGCCAC GTTCCCGACGCGCGCGACGCTGCGCACGCCGGGCCCGGGCGCGCATGCGCCGGAGCGCTGCCCGCCGATGCGCGAGCCGCGCGCGCCCGTGTACTCGATGGGCGCGCGGCTCGGGTTCGCGCTGAAGCGGCCCGGCCCCGCGCCCAACGCGTACGCGCTGCGGCTCGGCTCCGGCACGCCCGCCTACACCATGGGCGCGCGCGTCGGCTACAACCTCAAGGCCAAGTCGCCCGGACCCGCCGTCTACTTCCAGCGCGACACCAACGTGTACAAGAACAA ACAGCCGGTGTACTCGCTGGGCGCGCGGCTGGACGGCGCCGGCAAGGCGACGCGCACGCCCGGGCCCGCCGCCTACCCGCCCAACCTCTACAACGTCAAGAAG AACCCGTACGCATATTCGTTCGGCACACATCACTCGGAGTACGCGCCGCCGATGATCATCCGCGAGGACACCATGGACTGCTTGTGA
- the LOC115452666 gene encoding 39S ribosomal protein L54, mitochondrial, producing MYTGLLRTLNLVGRVLPVQSTQLHMDATCFAAKKTTSAAGGVMGLGKGKKKAGKLGTMEKKEMPVETDPNKLVNYVCGSNIYVTGEDVKLKEDSEYPAWLWSLRTSGPPRLEELDPNSKQYWIRVRAAGMRRNNKLRSMRKF from the exons ATGTATACAGGATTATTAAGGACGTTAAACCTAGTTGGACGAGTGTTACCGGTACAAAGCACTCAGCTTCACATGGATGCGACATGTTTTGCTGCTAAGAAAACAACAAGTGCTGCTGGAG GTGTCATGGGCCTTGGCAAAGGCAAGAAGAAGGCCGGTAAACTGGGAACCATGGAAAAGAAAGAAATGCCTGTCGAGACAGACCCCAACAAGCTGGTCAACTACGTGTGCGGCTCTAACATCTATGTGACTGGAGAGGATGTCAAG CTGAAGGAGGACAGTGAGTACCCGGCGTGGCTGTGGTCGCTGCGCACGTCGGGCCCGCCGCGGCTGGAGGAGCTCGACCCCAACTCCAAGCAGTACTGGATCCGCGTGCGCGCCGCGGGCATGCGCCGCAACAACAAGCTGCGCTCCATGAGGAAGTTCTGA